Proteins encoded together in one Citromicrobium bathyomarinum window:
- a CDS encoding ABC transporter permease produces the protein MNRFALLSLYRSLTRHKLYATLNIGGLAIGIAVFIVLGLYVRFETSYETWLPDHDEVYAVRTEWKDQSSPFAGFYNESMGGLLDQLREDFPALVGTRIMGGEGGGVVQYDNTAVTEDVAMVDPSFFEVFDLPIVAGRGKGALSQPDGVVISQSAAERYFGKGDPVGKSLTVSMWEAKTYRVEGVFADLPANSDYKLSVLIPLPDDMEANSSSWYHWGSTSLETYLRFADAADAAGFDAAMPDFVERRGRADMGENASDVVGLSLLPLSDLHLTPTGNSASSAKMTLLTLGLVGTSALLIALINYINLATARAGLRAREVAMRKVLGADRHAVMRQFLAEALLTVAIASLMGLILAELGLPLINAAGGLSLAIPYALVVPALAVLTLIAGPLAGIYPAIVLSRYQPAAVLAASRSPGGGRAGARIREALVVVQFALAIAFLIGTAVLVAQTQHVRSSDVGFQRDGLMTVLSLRDSLVDDSQRRAFTEAVRAMPNVKSVALANTVVGGSGTRNADNVPLPGVPGDGPSVMWEIVGPDFFDVYAPRLIAGRLFDGRQADDNGRSDQGKPQNILINRQAVGVLGFADPQDAIGKTVGGDVVIGVIDNLSFFGPREPVNPTYYNYYADPLRTGNIVASIRFSGDPRTFQNQLEEVWQRIVPQVPFNAQTADERLTRFYEDDDRATRLFAIGAGLAVLIGMVGLWGLASFNTARRVKEIGIRKSLGASATDIVKLLVGQFMRPVLIANLIAWPLAYFAMRTWLAGFDDRIALSPLFFIGASLVAIAIAVLTVLGQSLRASRTAPAWALRHD, from the coding sequence ATGAACCGTTTCGCCCTGCTCTCGCTCTATCGCTCGCTCACCCGGCACAAGCTTTACGCCACGCTCAATATCGGGGGGCTGGCGATCGGGATCGCCGTGTTCATCGTGCTGGGCCTCTATGTCCGGTTCGAGACCAGTTACGAGACCTGGCTGCCCGATCACGACGAAGTCTACGCCGTCCGCACGGAATGGAAGGACCAGTCGAGCCCGTTTGCCGGGTTCTACAACGAGAGCATGGGCGGTTTGCTCGATCAGCTGCGCGAGGACTTTCCGGCTCTCGTCGGCACGCGGATCATGGGTGGCGAGGGCGGCGGGGTCGTCCAGTACGACAATACCGCCGTGACGGAGGATGTCGCGATGGTCGACCCCTCCTTCTTCGAGGTGTTCGACCTGCCGATCGTGGCGGGCCGCGGCAAGGGCGCATTGTCCCAGCCCGATGGCGTGGTGATCAGCCAGAGCGCCGCCGAACGCTATTTCGGGAAGGGCGATCCCGTCGGGAAGTCCCTGACGGTGTCCATGTGGGAGGCCAAAACCTATCGCGTGGAAGGCGTCTTCGCCGACCTTCCGGCCAATAGCGATTACAAACTCTCGGTTCTGATTCCTCTGCCCGACGACATGGAAGCCAACAGTTCGAGCTGGTATCATTGGGGCAGCACCAGTCTGGAGACCTATCTGCGCTTTGCCGACGCTGCGGACGCTGCAGGGTTCGACGCAGCAATGCCCGATTTCGTCGAACGGCGCGGTCGCGCCGATATGGGGGAGAATGCCAGCGACGTTGTCGGCCTCAGCCTGTTGCCGCTGTCGGACCTTCATCTGACGCCCACCGGCAATTCGGCCTCGAGCGCGAAGATGACGCTGTTGACGCTGGGCCTGGTGGGGACATCTGCCCTGCTCATCGCGCTCATCAATTATATCAATCTGGCAACGGCCCGCGCCGGACTGCGCGCCCGCGAAGTCGCCATGCGCAAGGTCCTCGGTGCCGATCGCCATGCCGTGATGCGCCAGTTCCTCGCCGAAGCGCTTCTGACCGTGGCGATCGCCAGCCTGATGGGCCTGATCCTGGCCGAGCTCGGTCTGCCGCTGATCAATGCTGCCGGCGGGCTTTCGCTTGCCATTCCCTATGCCCTCGTCGTCCCCGCGCTGGCGGTGTTGACGCTGATCGCGGGTCCGCTTGCCGGCATCTATCCCGCGATCGTGCTGTCGCGATATCAGCCCGCAGCTGTGCTTGCCGCGTCGCGTTCCCCCGGCGGAGGACGGGCCGGCGCGAGGATCAGGGAGGCCCTGGTGGTGGTGCAGTTCGCGCTCGCTATCGCCTTCCTGATCGGCACCGCCGTGCTGGTCGCGCAGACGCAGCATGTCCGATCGTCGGATGTCGGGTTCCAGCGCGACGGACTGATGACGGTCCTTTCGCTACGGGACAGTCTCGTCGACGATAGCCAGCGCCGCGCATTTACCGAAGCCGTACGCGCGATGCCGAATGTCAAAAGCGTCGCGCTGGCGAACACGGTCGTCGGCGGCAGTGGGACGCGCAATGCGGACAACGTCCCGCTTCCCGGAGTGCCCGGTGATGGCCCGTCGGTAATGTGGGAGATCGTCGGCCCCGACTTCTTCGACGTGTACGCCCCCAGACTGATCGCAGGTCGCCTGTTCGATGGCCGGCAGGCTGACGACAACGGCAGATCCGATCAAGGCAAGCCGCAGAATATCCTGATCAACCGACAGGCAGTGGGTGTTCTCGGCTTTGCCGACCCTCAGGATGCAATCGGCAAGACGGTCGGCGGCGATGTCGTCATCGGCGTCATCGACAATCTGAGCTTCTTCGGCCCGCGCGAGCCGGTGAATCCGACTTATTACAACTACTACGCCGATCCACTGAGGACCGGGAATATCGTCGCCTCGATCCGCTTCAGCGGAGATCCGCGCACTTTTCAGAACCAGCTGGAAGAGGTGTGGCAGCGGATCGTTCCGCAGGTACCGTTCAACGCACAGACGGCCGACGAGCGCCTGACCCGGTTTTACGAAGACGATGATCGCGCCACGCGCTTGTTCGCCATCGGCGCCGGGCTGGCGGTCCTGATCGGGATGGTCGGGCTGTGGGGCCTCGCCTCCTTTAACACCGCGCGCCGGGTGAAGGAGATCGGCATCCGTAAATCGCTGGGCGCTTCGGCAACCGATATCGTCAAGCTGCTGGTCGGCCAGTTCATGCGTCCCGTGCTGATCGCGAACCTGATCGCATGGCCGCTCGCCTATTTTGCGATGCGCACCTGGCTGGCAGGCTTCGATGACCGGATCGCCCTCTCTCCGCTGTTTTTCATCGGGGCCAGTCTGGTCGCGATCGCGATCGCGGTGCTCACCGTCCTCGGCCAGTCGCTCCGCGCGAGTCGTACCGCTCCGGCATGGGCGCTGCGCCATGACTAG
- a CDS encoding ABC transporter ATP-binding protein: protein MIKLENIERRYASDEVETTALVDVNLEVAEGEFLAIMGPSGCGKSTLLNTLGTIDRPTSGHYWFGEEDLAAMNEKALAKFRAAQLGFVFQSFNLIDELTIEENIALGLAYRKDVSGNKAERVAAAMDTVGIAHRARHFPHQLSGGQQQRAAIARAIVGQPKLILADEPTGNLDTANGEQVMDILTALNAGGATIVMVTHSPSHADMAKRRIDMLDGRIVASAMRAI, encoded by the coding sequence GTGATCAAGCTCGAGAATATCGAACGCCGCTACGCCTCCGACGAAGTCGAAACGACCGCGCTGGTCGATGTAAACCTGGAGGTGGCGGAGGGCGAATTCCTCGCCATCATGGGGCCCTCTGGCTGCGGCAAATCCACCCTACTCAACACGCTGGGGACGATCGATCGGCCGACCTCGGGCCACTACTGGTTCGGCGAAGAAGACCTTGCCGCCATGAATGAAAAAGCGCTGGCGAAGTTCCGCGCTGCGCAGCTGGGCTTCGTTTTCCAGAGCTTCAACCTGATCGACGAACTGACGATCGAGGAGAACATCGCACTGGGCCTCGCCTATCGCAAGGATGTGTCCGGCAACAAGGCGGAGCGGGTCGCTGCGGCGATGGACACGGTCGGCATCGCCCACCGTGCGCGCCATTTCCCGCACCAGCTATCGGGCGGCCAGCAGCAGCGCGCTGCCATCGCTCGTGCCATCGTGGGCCAGCCCAAGCTGATCCTCGCCGACGAACCGACCGGCAATCTCGACACCGCCAATGGGGAGCAGGTGATGGACATCCTCACCGCGCTCAACGCCGGTGGTGCGACCATCGTGATGGTCACCCACTCACCCAGCCACGCGGACATGGCGAAACGCCGGATCGACATGCTCGACGGCCGCATCGTCGCCAGCGCCATGCGCGCGATCTGA
- a CDS encoding HlyD family efflux transporter periplasmic adaptor subunit translates to MMTHTAEQSNSLSTPAPGAAMDRKVEKKKVPWWRDKRLLIAIAVIAIAFVGWRAIPASGSTNVDADDIQTGEVTRAAFDDYLPVRASVVPATTTLVGVMSGGQVEELFVQDGALVTKGQPLARLANPDLELTVLSQEAQIASQLGGVAGENLGIQRSRVDRAGQVAAAEYDLVRARRELDIRQQLHDKGFVSDAGVKSYQEEVDYQSQRLAQLRQGRATEAGITATQGRMLDATRARLQSNLSAVRGSLDALTIRAPMAGRLTNFPLQPGQTLAPGDPAGQVDSEGDWKLEAEVDEYYLGRVEVGQKATTSDGATLTVSKVLPTVTDGRFRVELTFEKMPSQSLNRGQTLDVRITLGAAKPALIAPTGGWLTEGGSAAFVIDPDGKHARRVAVTLGRRNPRQVEILSGLEPGQRIVTSNLARVKGDTINIR, encoded by the coding sequence ATGATGACGCACACAGCCGAACAGTCCAACAGTTTGTCTACGCCCGCACCCGGTGCCGCGATGGATCGCAAGGTCGAAAAGAAGAAGGTGCCGTGGTGGCGCGACAAGCGTCTGCTGATCGCCATCGCGGTGATCGCGATCGCCTTTGTCGGATGGCGCGCGATCCCCGCGAGCGGTTCGACCAATGTCGATGCGGACGACATCCAGACAGGCGAAGTGACCCGCGCCGCCTTCGACGATTACCTGCCGGTCCGCGCGAGCGTGGTGCCCGCCACGACCACCCTCGTCGGCGTGATGAGCGGGGGTCAGGTGGAGGAGCTGTTCGTGCAGGACGGCGCGCTGGTCACCAAGGGCCAGCCACTCGCCCGGCTCGCCAATCCCGATCTCGAACTCACCGTGCTCAGCCAGGAAGCACAGATCGCCAGCCAGCTGGGCGGTGTCGCGGGCGAGAACCTGGGTATCCAGCGCTCCCGCGTCGATCGCGCGGGGCAAGTCGCAGCGGCGGAGTACGATCTGGTCCGCGCACGGCGCGAGCTCGATATCCGCCAGCAGCTGCACGACAAGGGCTTCGTCTCCGATGCCGGGGTCAAAAGCTATCAGGAAGAGGTCGACTACCAGTCGCAGCGCCTCGCCCAGCTGCGTCAGGGCCGCGCCACCGAGGCCGGAATCACCGCCACGCAGGGCCGCATGCTCGACGCCACCCGCGCGCGTTTGCAGAGCAACCTGTCCGCCGTGCGCGGCAGCCTCGATGCCCTGACGATCCGCGCGCCGATGGCCGGGCGGTTGACCAATTTCCCGCTCCAGCCGGGGCAGACGCTCGCGCCGGGAGATCCTGCCGGACAGGTCGACAGCGAAGGCGACTGGAAGCTGGAGGCCGAGGTCGACGAATACTATCTCGGCCGGGTCGAGGTCGGTCAGAAGGCGACCACCTCCGACGGCGCAACGCTGACCGTATCCAAGGTGCTGCCCACCGTTACCGATGGCCGTTTCCGCGTCGAGCTGACTTTCGAGAAAATGCCCAGCCAAAGCCTCAATCGCGGCCAGACGCTCGACGTGCGGATCACGCTCGGCGCGGCAAAGCCTGCGCTGATCGCCCCCACGGGCGGATGGCTGACCGAAGGTGGCTCCGCGGCCTTCGTGATCGATCCCGATGGCAAGCATGCCCGCCGGGTCGCCGTTACCCTGGGCCGCCGCAATCCACGCCAGGTCGAAATCCTGTCGGGCCTCGAACCGGGCCAGCGCATCGTCACCAGCAATCTCGCCCGGGTGAAGGGCGACACCATCAATATCCGCTGA
- a CDS encoding response regulator, whose amino-acid sequence MSANGQQGEASSAKAGLAILLIDDRPEVASAMEIAFRMAGHSLTVAHEPEEAFSQLARSRFDGIVLDLNFTPGKSDGKEGLACLARIMADDPAACVVVLTAHGGVRMAVAAMQAGARDFAVKPWNNADLIGKVEAAVAREPTAPAAGATAAERSTPPARILGESAPIEELRQLIRRVGPTMAGVAITGPSGAGRMLSALAVHAASADAQNMPLRIDLREEGALDAIGDASGSVILRYPDRLGELAQDRLAAKLAENIRPIAIVDRPDALTPALRRRIATIEFALPPLAQRRADIPILARHFVTDAAIRFGRAIPRITEAAETALREADWPGEVRGLAAEMERAVLLCDDGTIDTAALSIGTPVAASAPAENDAPSFDLDRTEKAMIAAALAEHHHNVSHAAKALGLSRGALYRRMERHGL is encoded by the coding sequence GTGTCCGCAAATGGACAGCAGGGCGAAGCGTCAAGCGCAAAAGCGGGGCTGGCGATTCTGCTGATCGACGACCGGCCGGAAGTCGCCAGCGCGATGGAGATCGCATTCCGCATGGCCGGGCACAGCCTGACCGTGGCGCACGAGCCGGAGGAGGCGTTCTCGCAGCTCGCGCGGTCCCGCTTCGATGGGATCGTGCTCGACCTCAATTTTACCCCGGGGAAAAGCGACGGCAAGGAAGGGCTTGCCTGTCTCGCCCGGATCATGGCGGACGACCCGGCGGCGTGCGTCGTGGTGCTGACTGCGCATGGCGGGGTGCGCATGGCGGTTGCCGCGATGCAGGCGGGCGCGCGCGACTTCGCGGTCAAGCCGTGGAACAATGCCGACCTGATCGGCAAGGTGGAAGCCGCAGTGGCGCGCGAGCCGACGGCGCCCGCTGCGGGCGCGACTGCTGCCGAGCGCAGCACCCCGCCAGCGCGCATCCTTGGCGAAAGTGCGCCGATCGAGGAATTGCGCCAGCTGATCCGCCGGGTCGGGCCGACGATGGCGGGGGTCGCCATCACCGGACCTTCAGGGGCAGGGCGGATGCTGAGCGCGCTCGCGGTGCATGCCGCTTCTGCGGATGCGCAGAACATGCCGCTGCGGATCGATCTGCGCGAGGAAGGCGCGCTTGACGCAATCGGGGACGCGTCGGGCAGCGTGATCCTGCGCTATCCGGACCGGCTCGGCGAACTGGCGCAGGATCGCCTCGCCGCAAAGCTTGCAGAGAACATTCGCCCGATCGCGATCGTCGACCGGCCAGATGCGCTGACCCCTGCGCTCCGCCGACGGATCGCGACGATCGAGTTTGCCCTACCTCCTCTCGCGCAGCGGCGCGCGGACATCCCCATCCTGGCGCGCCATTTTGTGACCGATGCAGCGATTCGCTTCGGCCGCGCCATCCCGCGCATTACCGAAGCGGCCGAGACGGCCTTGCGTGAGGCGGACTGGCCGGGTGAGGTACGAGGGCTCGCCGCGGAAATGGAGCGCGCCGTGCTGCTGTGCGATGACGGGACGATCGATACCGCAGCCTTATCGATCGGTACGCCCGTTGCGGCCAGCGCTCCTGCCGAGAACGACGCGCCCAGCTTCGATCTCGACCGCACGGAAAAGGCGATGATCGCCGCTGCGCTGGCGGAGCACCATCACAATGTCAGCCATGCGGCCAAGGCACTCGGGCTCAGCCGCGGGGCGCTGTACCGCCGGATGGAGCGCCACGGGCTATGA
- a CDS encoding HAMP domain-containing sensor histidine kinase, giving the protein MRLYHGRGWRAAGLGLALLASAIVATFAWYTGRWGLLTGAVLAGIWTLALAWWNAALVPPRPLADGGEAEDGDAAVHRLLLDAAPTPLLALDRDTARVLNRAARAIFGADDRIVPAPPGLLDPSAPTFRHEGRLWRIDRVEASSGVTVAALIDVESEELAAEARASADLIEVLGHELLNGLSPIVSLAESAQTAAAQEPVDTALLAEILGPLARRAEGLQRFATDYRALARLPEPILAPSSLDQFARDLAQLFAQRWPATTLTLDIGAVEQWRMDRDQLHQAVWALLNNAAEATSTTSEPCVSLSIEREENRLAITVTDNGVGVDPESAALIFRPFHTTKPKGSGIGLSLARQIARGHGGSLELTGANPTAFRISLPAGNPAD; this is encoded by the coding sequence ATGAGGTTGTACCACGGGCGCGGCTGGCGGGCGGCGGGGCTGGGGCTGGCGCTGCTCGCCAGTGCAATCGTGGCGACCTTCGCCTGGTACACCGGTCGATGGGGGCTGCTGACCGGCGCGGTGCTGGCGGGGATCTGGACCCTCGCGCTCGCGTGGTGGAACGCTGCGCTCGTCCCTCCGCGCCCGCTTGCAGACGGCGGCGAGGCAGAGGACGGAGATGCAGCGGTGCATCGCCTGTTGCTGGACGCTGCGCCGACCCCATTGCTTGCACTCGATCGCGATACGGCCCGCGTGCTCAACCGCGCGGCGCGCGCGATCTTCGGCGCCGACGACCGGATCGTTCCGGCCCCGCCCGGGCTGCTCGATCCTTCGGCACCCACCTTTCGCCACGAAGGGCGCCTGTGGCGGATCGACCGGGTGGAGGCGTCTTCGGGCGTGACGGTCGCCGCACTGATCGATGTCGAGAGTGAGGAACTGGCTGCCGAGGCGCGCGCCAGTGCGGACCTGATCGAAGTGCTGGGGCACGAACTGCTCAACGGCCTGTCGCCGATCGTGTCGCTGGCCGAGAGTGCGCAGACCGCAGCGGCGCAGGAGCCGGTGGACACCGCCTTGCTGGCGGAGATTCTCGGCCCGCTTGCCCGGCGTGCCGAAGGCTTGCAGCGCTTCGCCACCGATTATCGTGCGCTCGCCCGGCTGCCCGAGCCGATCCTTGCACCCTCGTCGCTCGATCAGTTCGCGCGCGATCTGGCGCAGCTTTTCGCCCAGCGGTGGCCTGCCACGACGCTCACGCTGGATATCGGCGCGGTCGAGCAATGGCGGATGGATCGCGATCAGCTGCACCAGGCGGTCTGGGCGCTGCTCAACAACGCCGCCGAAGCCACCAGCACGACCAGTGAACCGTGCGTTAGCCTCTCCATCGAGCGTGAGGAGAACCGGCTCGCGATTACCGTCACCGACAATGGCGTGGGAGTGGACCCGGAAAGCGCAGCGCTGATCTTTCGGCCTTTCCACACGACCAAGCCGAAGGGGTCGGGCATCGGGCTGTCGCTCGCGCGCCAGATCGCACGCGGCCACGGTGGATCGCTGGAGCTGACGGGGGCGAACCCTACCGCGTTCAGGATCAGCCTCCCGGCAGGAAATCCCGCCGATTGA
- a CDS encoding DUF2855 family protein — protein sequence MTTTSQFLVQKDNIREGRIDTREVPPLSDGEVLARIDRFALTANNVTYGVMGDRIGYWKFFPAESEGEGVIPVWGFAEIVESAHPEVPVGERIYGFFPMASHLVMQPAKVSEGRFVDGAEHRAGLPPVYNSYTRVGAEPDYDGDLDDARMVLFPLYATSFCIYDFMQDHDWYGARQLVVLSASSKTAIGCAYAIFADASAPRTVGVTSPRNVASVEKLGLYDEVLTYDALDKIDASIPTVIIDMSGDGGVLGRLHEHLGDSMKYTSNVGVTHYDANTMPPGFIRERSEMFFAPGHIQKRHKEWGPGVFEKRAHDFWKDTALKSRDWLTIHREEGDGAVKQAWSAVALGKTPADEAWVVGF from the coding sequence ATGACGACAACCAGCCAGTTCCTGGTCCAGAAGGACAATATCCGTGAAGGCCGTATCGACACGCGGGAAGTGCCGCCGCTCAGCGATGGAGAGGTCCTTGCCCGGATCGACCGCTTCGCGCTGACCGCGAACAACGTCACCTATGGAGTGATGGGGGATCGCATCGGATACTGGAAGTTCTTCCCGGCCGAAAGCGAGGGGGAGGGCGTCATTCCCGTATGGGGTTTTGCCGAGATCGTTGAATCCGCGCATCCGGAGGTGCCGGTTGGAGAGCGGATCTACGGCTTCTTCCCCATGGCAAGCCATCTCGTCATGCAACCGGCAAAGGTCAGCGAAGGCCGCTTCGTCGATGGCGCGGAGCATCGCGCCGGGCTGCCGCCCGTGTACAATTCCTACACCCGTGTCGGCGCAGAGCCCGATTACGACGGCGACCTGGACGATGCGCGCATGGTGCTGTTCCCACTCTATGCGACATCCTTCTGCATCTACGACTTCATGCAGGACCATGACTGGTACGGTGCCAGACAGCTTGTCGTGCTGAGCGCGTCCTCCAAGACCGCGATCGGGTGCGCCTATGCGATCTTCGCCGATGCGTCTGCGCCCAGGACCGTCGGCGTCACCTCGCCCCGCAACGTGGCGTCGGTCGAAAAGCTGGGCCTCTACGACGAGGTCCTGACCTACGACGCGCTGGACAAGATCGACGCGAGCATTCCGACCGTTATCATCGACATGTCGGGCGATGGCGGCGTGCTCGGGCGGCTGCACGAACATCTGGGCGACAGCATGAAATACACCTCCAACGTGGGCGTCACCCATTATGACGCGAACACCATGCCGCCCGGCTTCATTCGGGAGCGCAGCGAGATGTTCTTCGCGCCCGGCCATATCCAGAAGCGTCACAAGGAGTGGGGCCCGGGCGTGTTCGAAAAGCGCGCGCACGACTTCTGGAAAGATACCGCGCTGAAATCGCGCGACTGGCTGACGATCCACCGCGAGGAGGGCGATGGTGCCGTGAAGCAGGCGTGGAGTGCGGTCGCTCTGGGCAAGACCCCGGCGGACGAGGCCTGGGTGGTCGGCTTCTAG
- a CDS encoding diguanylate cyclase produces the protein MKHEGDISPGERDGYAEEVFSRPRVSFTRKVALRMILLAFCAAGILALFSFHAVKNEAEKTLVAEWKMQIELRGRYESGRFLLAETLADRMAESFLALYSNPAVVPSARFSDYFYEPGDGTIRLRPEYFSGQDDARAAPGGVSGFIARDRPPLTDELQRRLILTYETVARFGPGGSANFANVHASLPENALIMYWPQAPWGLNAASDLNMTEGSVLQSTLQAYNPDRRPVWTGLYYDATASNWTITYQKPVDHAGRHLFTPSLDVSLTDLMGEVADGGPGGSFDLILSRDGMLVAYPKGMDGLPEDAGQIDIAEADNPDLSAIYRRLLEADPDGAAQAKVVFDEDLNAYIASARIDGPDWWLVTVHPKLQVEARALRSSGAILILIALLFAAFILTAVIVLRTSVSSPIRKMTRATRHLADGNYESVAGSDHGLPVDRNDEIGMLARSFRRMADKVEDARAGLERTVAERTLELELANRQLLDQSRRDALTGALNRRAFDQDLRQAMVDARAGTSIALALFDVDFFKPFNDHYGHVAGDRALERAVSAIGAALPGASIYRYGGEEIAAIIPASSTNGSRSAVEGAVEAVARIGIPHAKSDLGTLTVSAGAMTIPHDADDSERGCRTILEAVDKALYAAKHAGRNRSEWLS, from the coding sequence GTGAAGCACGAAGGGGATATTTCTCCCGGCGAGCGGGATGGCTACGCCGAAGAGGTATTCAGCCGCCCGCGCGTGTCGTTTACGCGCAAGGTGGCCTTGCGGATGATCCTGCTCGCGTTCTGCGCGGCGGGAATTCTCGCGCTGTTCTCGTTCCATGCTGTCAAGAACGAGGCGGAGAAGACGCTGGTCGCCGAGTGGAAGATGCAGATCGAGCTGCGCGGGCGCTATGAAAGCGGGCGCTTTCTGCTCGCCGAGACACTGGCGGATCGCATGGCCGAGAGTTTCCTGGCGCTGTATTCCAACCCTGCTGTCGTGCCCTCGGCACGGTTCTCGGATTACTTCTACGAGCCGGGTGACGGAACCATCCGCCTCCGCCCCGAATATTTCTCGGGGCAGGACGATGCGCGAGCCGCTCCTGGCGGCGTATCGGGATTCATCGCGCGCGATCGGCCGCCGCTGACGGATGAATTGCAGCGCCGGCTCATCCTCACTTACGAGACCGTGGCCAGGTTCGGGCCGGGCGGATCGGCGAACTTCGCCAACGTGCATGCCAGCCTGCCCGAAAACGCGCTGATCATGTATTGGCCGCAGGCGCCATGGGGCCTGAATGCCGCGAGCGATCTGAACATGACCGAAGGCTCCGTGCTTCAATCCACCCTGCAGGCCTACAACCCCGATCGCCGGCCCGTGTGGACCGGCCTCTATTACGATGCCACCGCATCCAACTGGACCATCACGTACCAGAAGCCGGTCGATCACGCTGGGCGCCATCTTTTCACGCCGAGCCTGGATGTCAGCCTGACCGACCTAATGGGAGAGGTGGCCGACGGCGGGCCTGGCGGCTCCTTCGACCTGATCCTCTCGCGCGATGGAATGCTGGTGGCCTATCCGAAGGGGATGGACGGGTTGCCCGAGGACGCCGGCCAGATCGATATCGCGGAGGCGGACAATCCCGACCTCAGCGCGATCTATCGCCGCCTGCTGGAAGCCGATCCGGATGGAGCCGCTCAGGCAAAGGTCGTGTTCGACGAAGACCTGAATGCCTATATCGCCAGCGCACGCATCGACGGGCCGGACTGGTGGCTGGTGACCGTGCACCCTAAGTTGCAAGTCGAGGCACGGGCGTTGCGCTCTTCCGGGGCGATCCTGATCCTCATCGCCCTGTTGTTCGCAGCGTTCATCCTGACGGCGGTCATCGTCCTGCGGACCAGCGTGTCTTCTCCGATCCGGAAGATGACGCGGGCGACCCGCCATCTGGCCGATGGTAACTACGAATCCGTTGCTGGCAGCGACCATGGTCTGCCAGTCGACCGGAACGACGAGATCGGCATGCTCGCGCGCAGCTTCCGGCGGATGGCCGACAAGGTCGAGGATGCGCGCGCCGGGCTCGAGCGCACGGTCGCCGAACGAACGCTTGAGCTCGAACTCGCCAACCGGCAGCTGCTCGACCAGAGCCGCAGGGATGCCCTGACCGGCGCGCTGAACCGGCGGGCGTTCGATCAGGATCTGCGCCAGGCGATGGTGGACGCGAGAGCAGGGACGTCGATCGCGCTGGCGCTGTTCGACGTCGACTTCTTCAAGCCTTTCAACGATCACTATGGCCATGTTGCAGGCGACAGGGCGCTCGAACGGGCGGTGTCCGCGATCGGCGCGGCTTTACCCGGCGCATCGATCTACCGCTATGGCGGGGAGGAGATCGCCGCGATCATTCCGGCTTCCTCCACCAACGGTTCGCGTAGTGCGGTCGAAGGTGCGGTGGAGGCCGTGGCGCGGATCGGAATCCCGCATGCCAAAAGCGACCTCGGAACGCTGACGGTAAGCGCGGGGGCGATGACGATCCCGCATGATGCCGATGACAGCGAGCGGGGGTGCCGGACCATTCTGGAGGCCGTCGACAAGGCGCTCTACGCTGCCAAACATGCCGGGCGAAACCGCTCCGAGTGGCTGTCTTAG
- a CDS encoding NAD(P)H-binding protein, with product MQADRTYGVQPRRILVLGGTGTIGRATVHALVARGHEVVCLARRTSERSAPPHLSGAQLRACDVTDPASLARDGIRGERFDAVLSCLASRTGAPDDAWRIDHDAHLDALRQAQAAGIPHMILLSAICVQKPQLAFQKAKLAFEHSLIASGIDYSIVRPTAFFKSLSGQVERVRQGKPFVMFGDGTLTACKPISDGDLAAYLADCIDNPERRNRILPIGGPGPAITPRMQGEALFAMLGQPPRFKHVPVALLDAIVLMLGTMGRVVPSLRAKAELARIGRYYATESMLVLNPETGLYDAEATPSTGSEKLFDYYAQLLSGEAQAERGEHAVF from the coding sequence ATGCAGGCCGATCGAACATATGGTGTGCAGCCGCGCCGCATTCTCGTCCTTGGCGGGACCGGCACGATCGGACGTGCAACCGTGCACGCACTGGTCGCGCGCGGGCACGAGGTGGTCTGTCTGGCGAGACGCACATCTGAGCGATCCGCGCCCCCTCACCTCTCCGGGGCCCAGCTTCGCGCCTGCGATGTGACCGACCCGGCTTCGCTGGCGCGCGACGGCATCCGGGGCGAACGGTTCGATGCTGTGCTCTCGTGCCTCGCATCGCGTACCGGCGCACCGGACGATGCCTGGCGGATCGACCACGACGCCCATCTGGACGCTCTGCGACAGGCACAGGCGGCGGGCATTCCGCACATGATCCTGCTGTCCGCGATCTGCGTGCAGAAGCCCCAACTGGCTTTCCAGAAAGCCAAGCTGGCATTCGAGCACTCGCTGATCGCATCGGGGATCGACTATTCCATCGTGCGCCCTACAGCTTTCTTCAAATCACTGTCGGGGCAGGTCGAGCGCGTGCGGCAGGGCAAGCCCTTCGTGATGTTCGGGGACGGCACGTTGACCGCCTGCAAGCCGATCAGCGACGGCGACCTTGCCGCATACCTCGCCGATTGCATCGACAACCCAGAGCGGCGCAACCGCATCCTGCCGATCGGTGGCCCGGGACCGGCGATCACGCCGCGCATGCAGGGGGAGGCGCTGTTCGCCATGCTCGGACAGCCGCCGCGCTTCAAACATGTGCCCGTCGCGTTGCTGGATGCTATCGTCCTGATGCTCGGCACCATGGGGCGCGTCGTCCCTTCGCTAAGAGCCAAGGCCGAACTTGCGCGCATCGGACGCTACTACGCGACCGAGTCCATGCTCGTGTTGAACCCCGAAACCGGCCTCTACGATGCCGAGGCGACGCCCTCGACCGGCTCCGAAAAGCTGTTCGACTATTACGCGCAGCTGCTCAGCGGAGAGGCGCAGGCCGAGCGCGGCGAGCATGCCGTGTTCTAG